DNA sequence from the Oscillospiraceae bacterium genome:
ACCACATCCTCTTGAAATTGTTCCGTGATAACCCTCTGTTCTAGTCAAGACCCTATTTTAAATCCAACCGGGATCGCCGTTAATTCCGATCAAGGTCGGCCATACACTATCGAGCTGACCTTTTTCACTCGTCAGATATTTGACTGTCTTCCGCACCAACCCGTCTTCGGGTTGGCTCTTTAAAAACACGGCATAAAACTCAACTCTGAATGGATAATCGTTGTCTTCGTATGTCTTGCCGTCCACTGTGAAGGTTTGATCGTAGAACATCGCATGAATGCCGCCTCGATGATATAAAGATATCCCGTCAAATTCGAAGACAACTTTTGACCGAACGACGTTCTCGGTGTAACCGGGAGCGTCGTATTTTAACAACGGGAACAGATTGCGCATTGAGGCGGTCATATACGGCACAATACGTTGCATTTTCGCCTCGTCCCAATACATCGTTTCTCCCTTTAAATAAAGATCAAGCAGTTTTTGCGAAGATATATCCGTATGGAGACTTTGCTGTTTGGTGCAAACGACAAGCGCATCTTCAGCGAACTTTATAAATTCATATTTCTCGGGATATTTTATTAATCCATCGATTTTCGGTACGAGTATCAAATCGTATTTACCGCTCTCAAGACCCTTGTAACAATCCGCTGTACTCTGTACATCTATAAACTCATTTTCTTCGTAGGACCCTCCGGCTTTATGATAGCAAAGCTACGGTGCGACTCCCGCCGTGCTGGGATTCACGGCGATGTCGGGCAACGTTGCCGATTCCTTAGTCTTTTCGGTATAGATATACGGATCGGAGAAAAATTGATTATTTTCCGTCTCGACCAGTATGTAATTGTCAAAGGCGTATTTGTGCAGCGCCGAACCGGCGGAGGTGTGAATTTTTGTATTATAATTCACCGGAAAGCTGTCGGGCATTTCAATATCGCCGTTTAGAACATAAATGTCTGTTAAATCATAACAATTATTAAACGCGTTGTTGCCAACATAACAAACCGTTTCCGGAACTTGAGTTGAAGTCAAAGTACTCGAATCAAACGCCGAATGTCCAATTCGTTCCAATCCCTTGGATAAGGTGATTTCGGTCAACAAAGAATGATAAAACGCCTCGTCGCCGATCTCCTTAACGCTCTCCGGCACTGTATAAACGCCTGTGCGCTCTTTTGGAAACATATATAAAACCGTCATTTCGCGATTGAACAATATCCCATCCACTACGGTCAAATAGGGATTTTGGGGTTCAACCTCTAAGGACAGTGGACTTTCCCGCCACCGCCAGAGCAATCCGGTCGGGAAAAAGCTTACATCCGACCCGAGTATGATTTTTTGGATTTTCATAAGAGCTTGCTCGCCGTTTTCTTCCCCGTATATGCCAAATCCCTTTACGGTGTGTCCGTCCAACTTACCCGGCAATGTCAGTATTGCGCCGTTTCCGAACCATGCGGTAATAACGGCGTTTCCGGATTCGTCAAGTCGGTATTCAAATTCTCCGCTTTTTGCAGTTACAATCTTTGAGACTAATCCTGGCAAAGGCTTGAGCGGTTTCACATATTTTGATGGAGTTGACGGTTCAAACGCGGGCACAGAGGGGCGAGACCAAACCGAGACCGATTGAACCGAGCAGCCGGCCAGAAACACTAAAATCATAAAAATCGCAATGATTCTTTTCATAAATTCCCTTCCCCGGTGCGCAACAAACGGCTTATTCTTTGTCCAATAAATCAGTGATCCTCTTCCCGTTTACGGTAAACCCAACAAGTTTGCAATTCGAAATTTTCATGTTTGTCAAATTACAATCGGATATCTTGCCGTCTGACAAATTTATATCGCTAAACTTGAATCCGCGCATATTGATGTTGGAAAACTCACTGTTTTCAAGGTTCAAATCATTTAAAAGAGCTCCGCTCATATTGCTATGTTCGATTTTAATCCGCTGCGGTTCGTTTTTCGGAACAGCTTCGCCGTCAAATCCGATGAAAGTCGTGATTTCCTCAATCGGCCTGCGCGGGGTTTTGGGCGATTCATTGACCGCATATCCGACCGGAATCACGGCAACCGGGCGGAAGTTTTTGTCCAAATTGAGTACGTCCGAAACGGCTTGTTCGTCAAATGCTCCGCACCAACAGGCGGCAAGGCCTTCGTCTGCTGCACAGAGAAGCAAATTCTCTATCGCGGCGGCGGTGTCCTGAATGCTATATAAACTACGACCTCTTTCACCGTATCGGGCACTTGTCCTCCCAAGGTCGGCGCAAACGACGATATTTACGGGTGCTTCCGAAATGAAATGCTGTCCGCCGGAGGATTCGAAAATCTGTTTCTTGACTGCCGCATCCCTTATCACATAGAAATGCCACGGCTGACGGTTACCCCCGCTCGGCGCAGACCGCGCGGCGTCCAATAACAGTGTAATCTTTTCAATCGGCACTTCGTCCGCTTTGAAATTTCGGATGCTTTTCCTTTTCCATGCGAGTTCGTTAAAACTCATAATCAACCCTCCAAATTTCATTTAACATAACATATCTGTATAATATTAACAACGTCATGGTAATAAAACAGCGGCAATCTGCCGCCGGTTTATCCGATATTATAGTCCCTGCATCTGCTTGATCTTCATGAGGTTGACGCGCGTGCTGCGGTCGGCTTCGTCGAGCTTCATTGTGATTGCGCGAATCGTCGACATAAAATTCGGAATCATGACGTATTCGAGGGCGTTGACGCGCCTGCGGGTGCGCTCGATCTCCTTGGCCATCAACTGGCAGCTTTTTTCGACCTCGGCCAGTTTGATCAATTTTACAAACACCGCCTGCAACCGTTCGAGAGCAAAATCCAGTTCCGCGGAGGTCTGTGCAAGGCCGTAAGGCAGCGCCGTCTCGACGTTTTCGCGCTTTAATTCAAACACGGGCGTGTTGACGCTCATGACGTTGCGTGTGCTGACCTCAACCGAAACGCTCTGCATCGGAAACAGCAGCGCCGACTCCAGTCCCGCCGCGCTCATGACTGCGCTGGCGATGACAAAGTTGCCGAATGCAGCCGAGAGCTCCTTTTCGACCTCAAGCCGCAGTTCGCGGTTCTGGCGTACCAGTTCGATGAACTTTTTAACCAGTTCGTCCTGTTTGTCTTTGAGCAATTTATGACCCCGTTTTGCGGTGGTAAGCCGTCGCTTGAGCAGGGTCAACTCCATTCGGGTCGGGCTTACGTTGGTGACGGGCATCGGATCAGTCCTTCTTCGGGTAATATTTCTCGATGTAAACTTCTTTGATACGCTTTAACTCGGATTTCGGGAAGATGGTCAGCAAATCCCAACCGATGTCGAGGGTCTGATCGATGGTTCGGTCCTCGGTTTCGCCCTGTCCGACATAGCGTTTCTCAAACGCGTCGGCGAACTTGGCATAGAACTTATCCATCTCGGACAACGCGCCTTCGCCCAAAATGACGGCGAGTTCCTTGGCTTCTTTGCCGCGCGCGTAAGACGAGAACAGCTGGTTCATCAGACCGTCGTGATCCTCACGGGTCTTTCCTGCGCCTACGCCCTTTTGCTTCAGACGCGAAAGCGACGGCAGCACGTCGACCGGCGGCAGAATGCCCTTGCGGTAGAGGTCGCGGGACAAAATGATCTGCCCCTCGGTGATATAGCCGGTCAAGTCCGGGATCGGGTGGGTTTTGTCGTCCTCGGGCATCGACAGAATCGGAATTTGGGTGATCGAGCCGGTGCGTCCGCGCACACGGCCCGCGCGCTCGTAAATCGAGGCGAGGTCGGTATACATATAGCCCGGATAGCCGCGGCGGCCCGGAACCTCTTTGCGGGCGGCGGAAATTTCACGCAGCGCCTCGCAGTAGTTGGTGATATCGGTCAAAATGACCAGCACGTGCATGCCCATCTCATAGGCCAAAAATTCGGCGGCGGTCAGTGCCATACGCGGGGTCGCGACGCGCTCGATAGCCGGGTCGTTGGCCAAATTCATAAATAACACCGTGCGGTCGATGGCGCCGGTGGCGCGAAAGTCGCTGATAAAATAATCGGCTTCTTCATATGTGATACCGATGGCGGCAAAGACGACGGCGAACTGGGTATCGGTGCCCAAAACTTTTGCCTGACGGGCGATTTGGGCGGCGATACGCGAATGCGGCAGACCCGAGCCGGAGAAAATCGGCAGTTTCTGGCCGCGCACCAGCGTGTTCAGTCCGTCGATCGACGAGATACCGGTCTGAATGAACTCGGACGGGAAGTCGCGGGCGGCCGGGTTGATCGGGCGGCCGTTGATGTCGAGCCGCTCTTTGGCGATGACCGGTGCGCCGCCGTCACGCGGGTTGCCGAGTCCGTCGAAAACGCGCCCGAGCATATCTTCCGAAACGCCCAGCTGCAAACTCTTGCCCAAAAACCGTACGCTGCTGTCGCGCAGGTTGATGCTCTGCGAACCTTCGAACAGCTGGATCAGCGCTTTATCTCGGTTGATCTCAAGCACTCTGCCGCGGCGCTTGTCGCCGTCCTGCGTCGTGATCTCGACCAGTTCGTCGTATTTGACGCCCTCGACCTGCTCGACCAGCATCAGCGGCCCGACGATTTCGCGGATGGTTTGATATTGCTTATACATCGGTTTACCTCCTTACTTGGTCTCGCCGAGCGTTGCCGCGGTCTGGCGGCGGAGGTCGTCGGCGATGCGGTCGAATTCCTTGATATCGTCTTCCGAAATATCTTTTTCACGGGCGAGGTCATGCAGCACCGGCATCGCCATGATGTCGGATAAAAGCGCGCCTTTGGCAACCGCTTCTTCGCCCAGTTCATAGAATAAAATCTCGTTGCGCAGCATCTTGTACATCTTGTGCGCCGAGCAGTAGCTGTCGGTGTCAGAGAAGGAGTTTTGCTGCAGATAATCCTCGCGCAGCGACCTTGCGGCCTCGAGGCGGAACTGATCCGCTACGGACAGCGAGTCGATACCGACCAGACGGACGATTTCCTGCAATTCAGCCTCGACTTGCAGCAGCCGCATGGCTTCGGTGCGAACCCGCACCCAGTCGGAACTGACGTGATTTGAAAACCAGTCCTCCAACCGTTCCAGATACAGCGAATAGCTATTGAGCCAGTTAATGGCCGGGAAGTGACGACGGTAGGCCAGCGCGTAGTCGAGACCCCAGAAGACCTTGACAATGCGCAATGTCGCCTGCGTGACCGGTTCGGACAAGTCGCCGCCCTGCGGGCTGACCGCACCGACAACCGTCAGCGAACCCTCACGATTGTCGCTGCCCAAGCATTTGACTTTTCCGCTGCGCTCATAAAACTCGGCGGCGCGGCTGCCGAGGTAAGCCGGGTAGCCCTCTTCGCCGGGCATTTCTTCCAAACGACCCGACATCTCGCGTAAAGCTTCCGCCCAGCGGCTGGTCGAGTCGGCCATCAGCGCGACCGAATAACCCATATCTCTGAAATATTCCGCAATCGTGATGCCGGTATAAATCGACGCTTCACGCGCCGCGACCGGCATATCCGAGGTGTTTGCGACCAGAATCGTGCGCTTCATCAGCGACTCGCCGGTTTTCGGGTCCTTTAATTCGGGGAACTCGTTCAAAACATCGGTCATCTCGTTGCCGCGCTCGCCGCAGCCGATATACACGACCACTTCGGCGTCGGCCCACTTGGCCAACTGGTGTTGAACAACCGTC
Encoded proteins:
- a CDS encoding leucine-rich repeat domain-containing protein; amino-acid sequence: MKRIIAIFMILVFLAGCSVQSVSVWSRPSVPAFEPSTPSKYVKPLKPLPGLVSKIVTAKSGEFEYRLDESGNAVITAWFGNGAILTLPGKLDGHTVKGFGIYGEENGEQALMKIQKIILGSDVSFFPTGLLWRWRESPLSLEVEPQNPYLTVVDGILFNREMTVLYMFPKERTGVYTVPESVKEIGDEAFYHSLLTEITLSKGLERIGHSAFDSSTLTSTQVPETVCYVGNNAFNNCYDLTDIYVLNGDIEMPDSFPVNYNTKIHTSAGSALHKYAFDNYILVETENNQFFSDPYIYTEKTKESATLPDIAVNPSTAGVAP
- a CDS encoding nitroreductase family protein codes for the protein MSFNELAWKRKSIRNFKADEVPIEKITLLLDAARSAPSGGNRQPWHFYVIRDAAVKKQIFESSGGQHFISEAPVNIVVCADLGRTSARYGERGRSLYSIQDTAAAIENLLLCAADEGLAACWCGAFDEQAVSDVLNLDKNFRPVAVIPVGYAVNESPKTPRRPIEEITTFIGFDGEAVPKNEPQRIKIEHSNMSGALLNDLNLENSEFSNINMRGFKFSDINLSDGKISDCNLTNMKISNCKLVGFTVNGKRITDLLDKE
- a CDS encoding V-type ATP synthase subunit D — translated: MPVTNVSPTRMELTLLKRRLTTAKRGHKLLKDKQDELVKKFIELVRQNRELRLEVEKELSAAFGNFVIASAVMSAAGLESALLFPMQSVSVEVSTRNVMSVNTPVFELKRENVETALPYGLAQTSAELDFALERLQAVFVKLIKLAEVEKSCQLMAKEIERTRRRVNALEYVMIPNFMSTIRAITMKLDEADRSTRVNLMKIKQMQGL
- a CDS encoding V-type ATP synthase subunit B; this encodes MYKQYQTIREIVGPLMLVEQVEGVKYDELVEITTQDGDKRRGRVLEINRDKALIQLFEGSQSINLRDSSVRFLGKSLQLGVSEDMLGRVFDGLGNPRDGGAPVIAKERLDINGRPINPAARDFPSEFIQTGISSIDGLNTLVRGQKLPIFSGSGLPHSRIAAQIARQAKVLGTDTQFAVVFAAIGITYEEADYFISDFRATGAIDRTVLFMNLANDPAIERVATPRMALTAAEFLAYEMGMHVLVILTDITNYCEALREISAARKEVPGRRGYPGYMYTDLASIYERAGRVRGRTGSITQIPILSMPEDDKTHPIPDLTGYITEGQIILSRDLYRKGILPPVDVLPSLSRLKQKGVGAGKTREDHDGLMNQLFSSYARGKEAKELAVILGEGALSEMDKFYAKFADAFEKRYVGQGETEDRTIDQTLDIGWDLLTIFPKSELKRIKEVYIEKYYPKKD
- a CDS encoding V-type ATP synthase subunit A, producing the protein MAGTITKVSGPLVVADGMDDVKMYDVVRVSNQHLVGEVIELRGANASIQVYEETSGLGPGEPVETTGEPLSVELAPGIVGGIYDGIQRPLEVIREKSGDFIGRGITVDKIDRQKKWDFVPTVKKGDKVVQGDIIGTVRETEIITHKIMVPKSYEGTIKEIEEGSFTVVEPVAVITTAVGDRQLQMLQKWPVRIGRPYVEKLPPLVPMITGQRIIDTFFPVAKGGTACIPGPFGSGKTVVQHQLAKWADAEVVVYIGCGERGNEMTDVLNEFPELKDPKTGESLMKRTILVANTSDMPVAAREASIYTGITIAEYFRDMGYSVALMADSTSRWAEALREMSGRLEEMPGEEGYPAYLGSRAAEFYERSGKVKCLGSDNREGSLTVVGAVSPQGGDLSEPVTQATLRIVKVFWGLDYALAYRRHFPAINWLNSYSLYLERLEDWFSNHVSSDWVRVRTEAMRLLQVEAELQEIVRLVGIDSLSVADQFRLEAARSLREDYLQQNSFSDTDSYCSAHKMYKMLRNEILFYELGEEAVAKGALLSDIMAMPVLHDLAREKDISEDDIKEFDRIADDLRRQTAATLGETK